A genomic window from Streptomyces sp. MST-110588 includes:
- a CDS encoding ubiquitin-like protein Pup, translated as MATKDTGGGQQKASRSTEEVEEQAQDAQATDDLKERQEKLSDDVDSVLDEIDDVLEENAEDFVRSFVQKGGQ; from the coding sequence ATGGCGACCAAGGACACCGGCGGCGGACAGCAGAAGGCATCGCGTTCCACCGAGGAGGTCGAGGAGCAGGCGCAGGACGCGCAGGCCACGGACGACCTCAAGGAGCGCCAGGAGAAGCTCTCGGACGACGTCGATTCCGTGCTCGACGAGATCGATGACGTACTGGAGGAGAACGCCGAGGACTTCGTGCGGTCGTTCGTGCAAAAGGGCGGGCAGTAG
- a CDS encoding HAD family phosphatase yields MTSSIPAADTRTADGATLQAVFLDLDGTLVDTEGFWWEAEAEVFAELGHVLDEAHREVVVGGPMSRSASYLIEVTGARITLAELTVLLNARFAARIARGVPLMPGARRLLTELSAHGVPTALVSASHRTVIDRMLRSLGPENFHLTLAGDELSRTKPHPDPYLTAAARLGVDPARCAVVEDTVTGVTAGEAAGCRVVAVPSVMPIPAAAGRTVVGSLEEVDLPFLRSLITERQ; encoded by the coding sequence ATGACGAGCAGCATCCCCGCGGCGGACACCCGTACGGCCGACGGCGCCACGCTCCAGGCGGTCTTCCTCGACCTGGACGGCACCCTCGTCGACACCGAGGGCTTCTGGTGGGAGGCGGAGGCCGAGGTCTTCGCGGAGCTGGGCCACGTCCTGGACGAGGCGCACCGGGAGGTCGTCGTCGGCGGGCCCATGTCGCGCAGCGCCTCGTACCTGATCGAGGTCACCGGCGCCCGGATCACACTCGCCGAGCTGACCGTGCTGCTCAACGCGCGGTTCGCCGCCCGGATCGCCCGCGGGGTGCCGCTGATGCCCGGCGCCCGCAGGCTGCTGACGGAGCTGTCCGCGCACGGCGTGCCGACCGCGCTGGTCTCCGCCTCGCACCGCACGGTCATCGACCGGATGCTGCGCTCGCTCGGCCCGGAGAACTTCCACCTCACCCTGGCCGGGGACGAACTGTCCCGGACCAAGCCGCACCCGGACCCCTATCTGACGGCGGCGGCGCGGCTGGGCGTGGACCCGGCGCGCTGCGCGGTCGTGGAGGACACGGTGACCGGGGTGACGGCGGGGGAGGCGGCCGGGTGCCGGGTCGTCGCCGTGCCGTCGGTGATGCCGATACCGGCCGCGGCCGGCCGTACGGTCGTGGGATCGCTGGAAGAAGTAGATCTCCCATTTCTCCGATCGCTCATCACCGAAAGGCAGTGA
- a CDS encoding PD-(D/E)XK nuclease family protein yields MGTSTEKAGQADVDAEEAGPAGGEGPDGRTGTGGTGGAGGTGSVGGPAGGNGPGGGAAAGGPRDASYAGNEGPAAGPSLTQAEARAATPEGVAPEGVAPEGVRASAPVALSPSRASDFMQCPLLYRFRVIDKLPEKPSAAATRGTVVHAVLERLFDVPAARRTAPGARAMVPGEWEKLLAKRPELAELFEDDPDGERLARWLAEAEALVERWFTLEDPTRLEPADRELYVETVLESGLQLRGFIDRVDVAPTGEVRLVDYKTGKAPRPEYAEGALFQMKFYALVVWRLRGQVPRRLQLVYLGSGDVLTYDPSEADLRRVERKLLALWEAIRRATASGDWRPRPTKLCGWCDHQARCPEFGGTPPVYPLPVRPAVADGDQQGRMEPV; encoded by the coding sequence ATGGGAACGAGCACCGAGAAGGCCGGGCAGGCCGACGTGGACGCCGAGGAGGCCGGACCGGCCGGCGGGGAGGGTCCGGACGGCAGGACCGGCACGGGCGGCACGGGCGGCGCGGGCGGCACAGGCAGCGTGGGCGGCCCGGCCGGCGGGAACGGGCCGGGCGGCGGCGCGGCGGCGGGCGGGCCGCGTGACGCGTCGTACGCCGGAAACGAAGGCCCCGCGGCCGGTCCGTCCCTCACGCAGGCCGAAGCCCGGGCCGCCACACCGGAGGGCGTCGCGCCGGAGGGTGTCGCGCCGGAGGGCGTCCGGGCGAGCGCGCCGGTGGCGCTCTCCCCGTCCCGCGCGAGTGACTTCATGCAGTGCCCGTTGCTGTACCGCTTCCGCGTGATCGACAAGCTGCCGGAGAAGCCCAGCGCCGCCGCCACCCGCGGCACGGTCGTGCACGCGGTGCTGGAGCGCCTCTTCGACGTCCCGGCGGCACGGCGTACGGCTCCCGGCGCGCGCGCCATGGTGCCCGGTGAGTGGGAGAAGCTGCTGGCCAAGCGGCCGGAGCTGGCCGAGCTGTTCGAGGACGACCCGGACGGCGAGCGGCTGGCGCGGTGGCTGGCGGAGGCCGAGGCGCTGGTCGAGCGGTGGTTCACGCTGGAGGACCCGACCCGGCTGGAGCCCGCGGACCGCGAGCTGTACGTGGAGACGGTGCTGGAGTCCGGCCTTCAGTTGCGCGGTTTCATCGACCGGGTCGACGTGGCGCCGACCGGCGAGGTGCGCCTGGTCGACTACAAGACGGGCAAGGCCCCCCGTCCGGAGTACGCCGAGGGCGCGCTCTTCCAGATGAAGTTCTACGCCCTGGTCGTGTGGCGGCTGCGCGGCCAGGTGCCCCGCCGGCTCCAGCTCGTGTACCTGGGCAGCGGTGACGTCCTGACGTACGACCCGAGTGAGGCCGACCTGCGGCGGGTGGAGCGCAAACTGCTGGCGCTGTGGGAGGCGATCCGGCGGGCGACGGCCAGCGGCGACTGGCGGCCCCGGCCGACCAAGTTGTGCGGTTGGTGCGACCACCAGGCCCGCTGTCCCGAATTCGGCGGCACTCCCCCGGTGTACCCGCTGCCGGTCCGCCCGGCGGTCGCCGATGGTGATCAGCAGGGCAGAATGGAGCCGGTCTAA
- the arc gene encoding proteasome ATPase, with translation MAAHDDDINRGIRPGRGSEDPAGQVAYLEQEIAVLRRKLADSPRHTRILEERIVELQTNLAGVSAQNERLANTLREARDQIVALKEEVDRLAQPPAGFGVFLQANEDGTADIFTGGRKLRVNVSPSVELDELRRGQEVMLNEALNVVEAMEFENAGDIVTLKEILEDGERALVIGHTDEERVVRLAEPLLDITIRPGDALLLEPRSGYVYEVIPKSEVEELVLEEVPDIDYTKIGGLGSQIEMIRDAVELPYLYPDLFKEHELRPPKGVLLYGPPGCGKTLIAKAVANSLAKKVAEVTGQPAGKSFFLNIKGPELLNKYVGETERHIRLVFQRAREKASEGTPVIVFFDEMDSLFRTRGSGVSSDVENTIVPQLLSEIDGVEGLENVIVIGASNREDMIDPAILRPGRLDVKIKIERPDAEAAKDIFSKYLTERLPLHADDLSEHGDSRKAAVSGMIQSVVEQMYAESEENRFLEVTYANGDKEVLYFKDFNSGAMIENIVGRAKKMAIKAFLEHNQKGLRVSHLLQACVDEFKENEDLPNTTNPDDWARISGKKGERIVYIRTLVTGKQGADTGRSIDTVANTGQYL, from the coding sequence GTGGCAGCCCACGACGACGACATCAACCGCGGCATCCGGCCGGGGCGGGGGTCTGAAGACCCTGCCGGCCAGGTCGCCTATCTTGAGCAGGAGATCGCCGTCCTGCGACGCAAGCTCGCCGACTCTCCGCGTCACACGAGGATTCTCGAAGAGCGGATCGTCGAGCTGCAGACCAACCTGGCCGGCGTTTCGGCGCAGAACGAGCGACTCGCCAACACGCTCCGTGAGGCGCGCGACCAGATCGTCGCCCTCAAGGAGGAGGTCGACCGGCTCGCGCAGCCGCCGGCCGGCTTCGGTGTCTTCCTGCAGGCGAACGAGGACGGCACGGCCGACATCTTCACCGGAGGCCGTAAGCTCCGGGTGAACGTCAGCCCCAGTGTCGAGCTCGATGAGCTCAGGCGTGGCCAGGAGGTCATGCTCAACGAAGCACTCAACGTGGTCGAGGCCATGGAGTTCGAGAACGCCGGGGACATCGTCACCCTCAAGGAGATCCTTGAGGACGGCGAGCGCGCCCTGGTGATCGGGCACACCGACGAGGAGCGGGTGGTGCGGCTCGCCGAGCCCCTGCTGGACATCACCATCCGCCCCGGCGACGCCCTGCTTCTCGAACCCCGCTCCGGCTACGTGTACGAGGTCATCCCCAAGAGCGAGGTCGAGGAACTGGTCCTCGAAGAGGTCCCGGACATCGACTACACGAAGATCGGCGGTCTCGGCAGCCAGATCGAGATGATCCGTGACGCGGTCGAGCTCCCGTACCTCTATCCCGACCTGTTCAAGGAGCACGAACTGCGCCCGCCCAAGGGTGTGTTGCTGTACGGCCCGCCGGGCTGCGGCAAGACGCTCATCGCCAAGGCGGTCGCCAACTCGCTGGCCAAGAAGGTCGCCGAGGTGACCGGGCAGCCCGCGGGGAAGAGCTTCTTCCTCAACATCAAGGGCCCCGAGCTCCTCAACAAGTACGTCGGTGAGACCGAGCGGCACATCCGGCTGGTCTTCCAGCGGGCCCGGGAGAAGGCGAGCGAGGGCACACCCGTCATCGTCTTCTTCGACGAGATGGACTCCCTCTTCCGCACCCGCGGCTCGGGGGTGAGCTCGGACGTGGAGAACACCATCGTCCCGCAGCTCCTCTCCGAGATCGACGGCGTGGAGGGTCTGGAGAACGTCATCGTGATCGGTGCCTCCAACCGGGAGGACATGATCGACCCGGCGATCCTGCGCCCCGGCCGCCTCGACGTGAAGATCAAGATCGAGCGTCCGGACGCCGAGGCCGCCAAGGACATCTTCTCCAAGTACCTCACCGAGCGGCTGCCGCTGCACGCGGACGACCTCAGTGAGCACGGCGACTCGCGCAAGGCCGCGGTCAGCGGAATGATCCAGTCGGTCGTCGAGCAGATGTACGCGGAATCGGAGGAGAACCGCTTCCTGGAGGTCACCTACGCCAACGGCGACAAAGAAGTTCTGTACTTCAAGGACTTCAACTCCGGCGCGATGATCGAAAACATCGTCGGGCGTGCGAAGAAAATGGCGATCAAAGCCTTCCTGGAGCACAACCAGAAGGGCCTGCGGGTCTCCCACCTGCTCCAGGCGTGCGTGGATGAGTTCAAGGAGAACGAGGACCTGCCGAACACCACCAACCCGGACGACTGGGCCCGTATCTCCGGCAAGAAGGGCGAGCGGATCGTCTACATCCGTACGCTGGTCACCGGCAAGCAGGGCGCGGACACCGGTCGCTCCATCGACACGGTGGCGAATACCGGCCAATACCTGTAA
- a CDS encoding site-2 protease family protein: MDDSGKPQETQEPAQPQRPAQPQGSARPQPPGPPEASGATGPSGSSGAPKDPGQGKKPGGGILMGRPFGVPVYVAPSWFVVAALITWVFGGQLERVLPELGGARYLVSLFFAVAFYASVLVHELAHTVAALRFKLPVRRIQLQFFGGVSEIEKESESPGREFVLAFVGPLLSLVLAGAFYGGMKLVEPATVPGVLLAGLMISNLIVAIFNLLPGLPLDGGRMLRAVVWKITGKPMAGTVAAAWVGRALAITVLIGLPLLTHTGALGNARPEIGGADSLTDALLAAILAAIIWTGAGNSLRMARLRERLPDLRARTLTRRAVPVEADTPLSEALRRAQEDGARALVVVDRQGGPTAVVREAAIVGVPEHRRPWVTVSGLAQDLKEGMRVSAELAGEDLLNYLRATPATEYLVVEETGEIYGVLSTADVERAFVAAMARPS; this comes from the coding sequence GTGGACGACAGCGGGAAGCCGCAGGAGACCCAGGAGCCCGCGCAGCCTCAAAGGCCCGCGCAGCCCCAGGGGTCGGCGCGGCCCCAGCCGCCCGGCCCGCCCGAGGCTTCCGGGGCAACCGGACCTTCCGGGTCCTCCGGCGCGCCGAAGGACCCGGGCCAGGGGAAGAAGCCCGGCGGCGGCATCCTCATGGGCCGCCCCTTCGGCGTGCCCGTCTACGTCGCCCCGAGCTGGTTCGTGGTCGCGGCCCTGATCACCTGGGTCTTCGGCGGCCAGCTCGAACGCGTCCTGCCGGAACTGGGCGGCGCCCGCTACCTCGTCTCGCTCTTCTTCGCCGTCGCCTTCTACGCCTCCGTACTGGTCCACGAGCTCGCGCACACCGTCGCCGCGCTGCGCTTCAAGCTCCCCGTACGCCGGATCCAGCTCCAGTTCTTCGGCGGGGTGTCGGAGATCGAGAAGGAGTCCGAGAGCCCCGGCCGCGAATTCGTGCTGGCCTTCGTCGGCCCGCTGCTCTCGCTGGTCCTGGCGGGCGCCTTCTATGGCGGGATGAAGCTGGTCGAACCCGCTACGGTCCCCGGCGTGCTGCTCGCCGGCCTGATGATCTCCAACCTCATCGTCGCGATCTTCAACCTGCTGCCCGGCCTGCCGCTGGACGGCGGCCGGATGCTGCGCGCCGTCGTCTGGAAGATCACCGGCAAGCCGATGGCCGGCACCGTCGCGGCGGCGTGGGTCGGCCGTGCGCTGGCCATCACCGTACTGATCGGCCTGCCGCTGCTCACCCACACCGGGGCGCTGGGCAACGCCCGCCCCGAGATCGGCGGCGCCGACTCCCTCACCGACGCCCTGCTCGCGGCGATCCTGGCGGCCATCATCTGGACCGGCGCGGGCAACAGCCTGCGCATGGCCCGGCTCCGGGAGCGGCTGCCCGACCTGCGCGCCCGTACGCTCACCCGGCGCGCCGTCCCCGTCGAGGCCGACACGCCGCTGTCCGAGGCACTGCGCCGGGCCCAGGAGGACGGCGCCCGCGCGCTCGTCGTGGTGGACCGCCAGGGCGGCCCGACCGCCGTCGTCCGTGAGGCGGCGATCGTCGGCGTCCCCGAGCACCGCCGGCCGTGGGTGACGGTGAGCGGCCTCGCCCAGGACCTCAAGGAGGGCATGCGGGTCTCGGCCGAACTGGCCGGTGAGGACCTCCTGAACTACCTGCGCGCGACCCCCGCGACGGAATACCTGGTGGTGGAGGAGACCGGCGAGATCTACGGCGTCCTGTCCACGGCGGACGTGGAACGAGCCTTCGTAGCCGCCATGGCCCGCCCCTCCTGA
- a CDS encoding response regulator transcription factor: protein MAIRVLLVDDQPLLRTGFRMILEAEQDLAVVGEAGDGLQALDQVRALQPDVVLMDIRMPRMDGVEATRQITGPAKDGPAKVLVLTTFGLDEYVVEALRAGASGFLLKDAPANELVQAIRVVAAGEAMLAPSITRRLLDKYAGHLPSGEEPMPDTLHTLTEREVEVLKLVARGLSNAEIAADLFVSETTVKTHVGHVLTKLGLRDRVQAAVYAYESGLVRPGGGQ from the coding sequence GTGGCTATCCGCGTCCTGCTGGTCGACGACCAGCCGTTGCTGCGTACCGGTTTCCGGATGATCCTGGAGGCCGAGCAGGACCTCGCGGTCGTCGGTGAGGCGGGCGACGGCCTGCAGGCCCTGGACCAGGTGCGGGCGCTGCAGCCCGACGTGGTGCTGATGGACATCCGGATGCCGCGGATGGACGGGGTCGAGGCCACCCGTCAGATCACCGGGCCGGCGAAGGACGGTCCCGCCAAGGTGCTGGTGCTGACGACCTTCGGCCTGGACGAGTACGTGGTCGAGGCGCTGCGCGCGGGGGCCAGCGGTTTTCTCCTGAAGGACGCGCCGGCCAACGAGCTGGTCCAGGCGATCCGGGTGGTGGCGGCCGGCGAGGCGATGCTCGCGCCGAGCATCACGCGCCGGCTGCTGGACAAGTACGCCGGGCACCTGCCCTCCGGTGAGGAGCCGATGCCCGACACCCTGCATACCCTGACCGAGCGGGAGGTCGAGGTGCTCAAGCTGGTCGCGCGCGGGCTGTCGAACGCGGAGATCGCCGCGGACCTCTTCGTCAGCGAGACGACGGTCAAGACCCATGTCGGGCATGTGCTCACCAAGCTGGGGCTGCGCGACCGGGTGCAGGCGGCGGTGTACGCGTACGAGAGCGGACTGGTGCGCCCCGGGGGCGGGCAGTAG
- a CDS encoding ferredoxin — protein sequence MTAQDEALEVWIDQDLCTGDGICAQYAPEVFELDIDGLAYVKSPEDELLQDKGATTPVPLPLLNDVRDSAKDCPGDCIHVRRISDGVEVYGPDAE from the coding sequence ATGACCGCGCAGGACGAAGCTCTAGAGGTGTGGATCGACCAGGATCTGTGCACCGGTGACGGCATCTGTGCGCAATACGCCCCAGAAGTCTTCGAACTCGACATCGACGGGCTGGCCTACGTCAAGAGCCCCGAGGACGAACTGCTGCAGGACAAGGGCGCCACAACACCCGTACCGCTGCCGCTGCTCAATGACGTACGGGACTCCGCCAAGGACTGTCCCGGCGACTGCATCCATGTACGTCGTATTTCGGACGGGGTCGAGGTGTACGGCCCCGACGCCGAGTAG
- a CDS encoding tRNA (adenine-N1)-methyltransferase: MSEPTGAARRRGPFKVGDQVQLTDPKGRHYTFTLEEGKSFHTHKGAFPHDELIGAPEGSVVRTTGNVAYLALRPLLPDYVLSMPRGAAVVYPKDAGQILAMADIFPGARVVEAGVGSGSLSSFLLRAIGDQGMLHSYERRADFAEIATQNVERYFGGPHPAWTLTVGDLQDNLSDTDVDRVILDMLAPWECLEAVSKALVPGGILCAYVATTTQMARTVEAIREHGTFNEPSAWETMVRTWHVEGLAVRPDHRMIGHTGFLLTARRLADGVEPPLRRRRPAKGAYGEDYTGPGSTSGSAERG, encoded by the coding sequence ATGTCCGAACCGACCGGTGCCGCCCGCCGTCGCGGGCCCTTCAAGGTCGGGGACCAGGTCCAGCTCACCGACCCCAAGGGACGCCACTACACCTTCACGCTCGAAGAGGGCAAGAGCTTCCACACCCATAAGGGAGCCTTCCCCCACGACGAGCTGATCGGTGCTCCCGAGGGCAGTGTTGTCCGTACCACCGGGAACGTCGCCTACCTCGCGCTGCGCCCGCTGCTCCCCGACTACGTCCTGTCCATGCCCCGCGGTGCCGCCGTGGTCTACCCCAAGGACGCGGGGCAGATCCTGGCGATGGCCGACATCTTCCCCGGCGCCCGCGTCGTCGAGGCGGGGGTGGGGTCCGGCTCGCTCAGCAGTTTCCTGCTGCGTGCCATCGGCGATCAGGGCATGCTCCACTCGTACGAGCGACGGGCCGACTTCGCCGAGATCGCCACGCAGAACGTGGAGCGCTACTTCGGCGGCCCGCACCCCGCGTGGACCCTCACCGTCGGTGACCTCCAGGACAATCTCTCCGACACCGACGTCGACCGGGTCATTCTGGACATGCTCGCCCCCTGGGAGTGCCTGGAGGCCGTCTCCAAGGCGCTCGTCCCGGGCGGCATCCTGTGTGCGTACGTGGCGACGACCACGCAGATGGCCCGTACCGTCGAGGCCATCCGTGAGCACGGCACCTTCAACGAGCCGTCGGCCTGGGAGACCATGGTCCGTACCTGGCACGTAGAGGGTCTGGCCGTCCGCCCCGACCACCGCATGATCGGCCACACGGGCTTCCTGCTGACCGCCCGCCGGCTCGCGGACGGCGTCGAGCCGCCGCTGCGCCGGCGCCGGCCCGCCAAGGGCGCGTACGGCGAGGACTACACGGGTCCGGGCAGCACCAGCGGCTCCGCCGAGCGCGGCTGA
- the dop gene encoding depupylase/deamidase Dop has translation MTVRRVMGIETEYGISVPGHPNANAMLTSSQVVNAYAAAMHRARRARWDFEEENPLRDARGFDLARESADASQLTDEDIGLANVILTNGARLYVDHAHPEYSAPEVTNPRDAVLWDKAGERIMAEAAERAAQVPGAQPIHLYKNNTDNKGASYGTHENYLMKRETPFSDIVRHLTPFFVSRQVVTGAGRVGLGQDGHEHGFQLSQRADYFEVEVGLETTLKRPIINTRDEPHADAEKYRRLHVIIGDANLSEISTYLKLGTTALVLSMIEDGFIAVDLAVDQPVRTLHQVSHDPTLRHLVTLRSGRTLTAVQLQMEYFELARKYVEDRFGSDADEQTKDVLARWEDVLGRLENDPMTLSGELDWVAKRELMEGYRRRDGVDWDAARLHLVDLQYADVRPDKGLYNRLVARGKMKRLLEEPDVRRSQLKPPEDTRAYFRGRCLEQYADDVAAASWDSVIFDLPGRDSLQRVPTLEPLRGTRNHVKELLDRCRTAEDLVRVLSGS, from the coding sequence ATGACCGTACGGCGAGTAATGGGAATCGAGACGGAGTACGGGATCTCCGTCCCCGGCCACCCGAACGCCAATGCCATGCTCACCTCGTCCCAGGTCGTCAACGCCTACGCTGCGGCGATGCACCGGGCGCGACGCGCCCGCTGGGACTTCGAGGAGGAGAACCCGCTGCGGGACGCCCGAGGCTTCGACCTCGCCCGCGAATCCGCCGACGCCAGTCAGCTCACCGATGAGGACATCGGTCTGGCCAACGTGATCCTCACCAACGGGGCACGGCTCTACGTCGACCACGCCCACCCGGAGTACAGCGCTCCGGAGGTCACCAACCCACGGGACGCGGTGCTGTGGGACAAGGCCGGCGAGCGCATCATGGCCGAGGCCGCCGAGCGCGCGGCCCAGGTCCCCGGCGCCCAGCCGATCCACCTCTACAAGAACAACACCGACAACAAGGGCGCCTCCTACGGGACGCACGAGAACTACCTGATGAAGCGGGAGACGCCCTTCTCGGACATCGTGCGCCATCTGACGCCCTTCTTCGTCTCCCGCCAGGTCGTCACCGGCGCCGGCCGGGTGGGGCTGGGCCAGGACGGGCACGAGCACGGCTTCCAGCTCAGCCAGCGCGCGGACTACTTCGAGGTCGAGGTGGGGCTGGAGACCACGCTCAAGCGCCCCATCATCAATACCCGCGACGAGCCGCACGCCGACGCGGAGAAGTACCGCCGGCTGCACGTGATCATCGGTGACGCGAACCTCTCGGAGATCTCCACCTATCTCAAGCTCGGGACGACCGCCCTGGTCCTGTCGATGATCGAGGACGGCTTCATCGCCGTGGACCTCGCGGTCGACCAGCCCGTACGCACCCTCCACCAGGTCTCGCACGACCCGACGCTGCGCCACCTGGTCACGCTCCGCAGCGGCCGTACGCTGACCGCCGTACAACTCCAGATGGAGTACTTCGAGCTGGCCCGCAAGTACGTCGAGGACCGCTTCGGATCGGACGCGGACGAGCAGACCAAGGACGTCCTGGCCCGCTGGGAGGACGTGCTGGGGCGGCTGGAGAACGACCCGATGACGCTCTCCGGGGAGCTGGACTGGGTCGCCAAGCGGGAGCTGATGGAGGGCTACCGCCGCCGCGACGGCGTGGACTGGGACGCGGCCCGGCTGCACCTGGTCGACCTCCAGTACGCCGACGTACGGCCCGACAAGGGCCTGTACAACCGGCTGGTGGCCCGCGGCAAGATGAAGCGGCTGCTGGAGGAGCCGGATGTGCGCCGGTCGCAGCTCAAGCCGCCGGAGGACACCCGGGCCTACTTCCGCGGGCGCTGCCTGGAGCAGTACGCCGACGACGTGGCGGCGGCCTCCTGGGATTCGGTGATCTTCGACCTGCCGGGCCGTGACTCCCTCCAGCGGGTGCCCACGCTGGAGCCGCTGCGCGGGACCCGGAACCACGTCAAGGAACTCCTGGACCGGTGCCGTACGGCCGAGGACCTGGTCAGGGTGCTTTCCGGCAGTTGA